A genome region from Physeter macrocephalus isolate SW-GA chromosome 4, ASM283717v5, whole genome shotgun sequence includes the following:
- the LOC102983586 gene encoding Fc receptor-like A — MKLGCVLMAGAFYFSPVMLWAAQMLLVTASFSGSSRTIPSSAASFEALQCEGPVSTQESSCHTEDDLTDPREVDFQVKGYTFSEPFHLIVSYDWLILQSPSWPIFEGDPLVLLCQAWQDWPLTQVTFYQDGSALGPPGPNKEFSIAVVQKADSGHYHCSAIFRSPGPGSPETASPVAITVQELFRAPVLRATPSAEPQEGSPVTLSCQTKLPLQRSAARLLFSFYKDSRTVRSRGPSSEFQIPTASEAHSGSYWCEAATEDNQVWKQSPKLEIRVQGPSSSAAPPTLNPAPQKSAAPETTSTEPPGPLPPLPTPSSKDLGSSSPLQFPDPHLHHQMGVLLKQMQDMRVILGHLVMELRELSGHLKLETTKGPAKYE, encoded by the exons ATGAAGCTGGGCTGTGTCCTCATGGCTGGGGCCTTCTACTTTTCTCCTGTTATGCTCTGGGCAGCCCAGATGCTACTGG TCACAGCATCATTTTCTGGTTCTTCTCGGACCATTCCCTCCTCAGCTGCCAGTTTTGAGGCGCTCCAGTGCGAAGGACCTGTCAGCACCCAGGAGAGCAGCTGCCACACTGAGGATGACTTGACGGACCCAAGGGAAGTCGACTTCCAGGTCAAGGGCTACACTTTCAGTGAACCCTTCCATCTGATTGTGTCCTACG ACTGGCTGATCCTCCAAAGTCCATCCTGGCCTATATTTGAAGGAGACCCTCTGGTTCTGCTCTGCCAGGCCTGGCAAGACTGGCCACTGACCCAGGTCACCTTTTACCAAGATGGCTCAGCCCTGGGTCCCCCTGGACCTAACAAGGAATTCTCCATCGCCGTGGTGCAAAAGGCAGACAGTGGACACTACCACTGCAGTGCTATCTTCAGGAGCCCTGGTCCTGGGAGCCCAGAAACGGCATCTCCCGTGGCTATCACAGTTCAAG AACTGTTTCGAGCCCCGGTTCTCAGAGCCACACCCTCAGCTGAACCCCAAGAGGGAAGCCCGGTAACCCTGAGCTGTCAGACAAAGCTGCCCCTGCAGAGGTCAGCTGCCcgcctcctcttttccttctacAAGGACAGCAGGACAGTGCGCAGTAGGGGCCCTTCCTCAGAATTCCAGATCCCCACTGCTTCAGAGGCACACTCTGGGTCCTACTGGTGTGAAGCAGCCACTGAGGACAACCAAGTTTGGAAACAGAGCCCCAAGCTGGAGATCAGGGTGCAGG GTCCCTCCAGCTCTGCTGCACCCCCCACCTTGAATCCAGCTCCTCAGAAATCAGCTGCTCCAGAAACTACTTCTACGGAGCCCCCTGGGCCTCTGCCTCCACTGCCCACCCCTTCTTCTAAGGATCTGGGCTCCTCTTCTCCTCTGCAGTTCCCAGATCCCCATCTGCATCACCAGATGGGTGTTCTCCTCAAACAAATGCAGGATATGAGGGTCATCCTTGGTCACCTGGTCATGGAGCTGAGGGAATTGTCTGGCCACCTGAAGCTTGAGACCACAAAGGGTCCTGCCAAATATGAGTAA